The following are encoded in a window of Castanea sativa cultivar Marrone di Chiusa Pesio chromosome 9, ASM4071231v1 genomic DNA:
- the LOC142609376 gene encoding WD repeat-containing protein LWD2-like codes for MQSPTEKKQGVYTYMSQWPIYSLAWSVRGDKNGRLAIGSFLEDYSNKVELVQFSHDTFDFSTDNRLVFDHPYSPTNLMFFPSEDATNPDIIATSGDYLRLWEIHEDRIELKALLNGNKTSEFNSAITSFDWAECDTRRIATSSVDTTCTIWDVETEIVDSQLVAHDKEVYDISWGGFNVFASVSGDGSVRVFDLRDKERSTIIYENPVRDIPLLRLEWNKADPRFIATVGMDSNRVVILDIRFPTSPLMELNKHKGSVNAVSWAPRIGKQLCSAGDDSRALIWDVVGLGFRSEINGDLEPEMWYGSTAEINQARWSPLEMDWIAIAFLNKLQLLKV; via the coding sequence ATGCAAAGCCCAACAGAGAAAAAACAAGGCGTGTACACTTATATGAGTCAATGGCCAATTTATTCACTAGCTTGGTCAGTCCGTGGTGACAAGAATGGTCGTCTTGCTATAGGGAGTTTCCTTGAAGATTATAGCAACAAGGTTGAGCTTGTTCAATTCAGCCATGACACATTTGATTTCTCCACAGACAATCGCCTAGTCTTTGATCATCCATATTCACCCACAAACCTAATGTTCTTTCCCTCTGAAGACGCCACAAATCCTGACATTATAGCCACTTCCGGGGACTATTTGCGATTGTGGGAAATCCATGAGGATAGAATTGAGCTCAAGGCACTCCTCAATGGCAACAAGACTAGTGAATTCAATTCAGCTATCACTTCTTTTGATTGGGCAGAATGTGACACGCGGCGCATTGCCACGTCTAGTGTGGACACAACTTGTACCATTTGGGATGTAGAGACTGAAATTGTGGACTCACAATTAGTAGCACATGACAAAGAAGTGTATGACATTTCATGGGGTGGGTTCAATGTGTTTGCTTCAGTCTCTGGTGATGGTTCtgttagggtttttgatttaAGAGACAAAGAAAGATCAACCATAATATATGAAAACCCTGTTAGAGATATCCCATTGTTGAGGCTAGAGTGGAACAAGGCCGACCCAAGATTTATAGCCACAGTTGGAATGGATAGCAATAGAGTTGTAATATTGGACATTAGGTTTCCAACATCACCTTTGATGGAGCTAAATAAGCATAAGGGGAGTGTAAATGCTGTATCATGGGCTCCACGTATCGGAAAGCAGCTGTGCTCTGCTGGGGATGATTCAAGGGCTCTAATTTGGGACGTGGTGGGACTGGGTTTTCGATCAGAAATTAACGGTGATTTGGAGCCTGAAATGTGGTATGGATCAACGGCTGAGATCAATCAAGCACGTTGGTCGCCCTTGGAGATGGATTGGATTGCTATTGCCTTCTTAAATAAGCTGCAGCTCTTGAAGGTTTAG